Genomic segment of Arachis hypogaea cultivar Tifrunner chromosome 11, arahy.Tifrunner.gnm2.J5K5, whole genome shotgun sequence:
CAAAGAATCTGTTCCAGGGACAAGCCTGGAAACACAGCAGGATGATACAAGTATGGATTTCGGCATTTATGTTTTCATCTGCGTGTTTAAAACCTATGTTTTCCTCGGGATGGCTGTCTCGATGATTTTAGAGATTTGATGATTGTAATGACAAATTCCCTAATGTCGTCCTTGTCTTGATAGAAATAAAAGCTCAAGTTGATGCCATGTGGGGACAAATGAAGAAAGGAGTATCCAATGATATCCTCAGAAGTTTTACAAGCAAGTCTAATTCCACTCCAAAAAGAACTGCAAAGAAGGGAGCTTTTGTAAGACCTTACTGTTGCTTTCTCTCTATGAACCATGGGATTTCTAGATAAAGCTCTTTTAGCTGTTGTTAGCGTGAGTTTAATAACGTCCAAATTTAATAACTTCGAACACAGAATTGTTTGTCATATCTGGGGTTAGCACCAAAGGCAACTGAATCTGTTGGGCAAGCTGCTTCCTGTAATGGGACTGTAGTGGAGCAGCGCAATACAAGTGATGAAGCCAAGAAGCTTGCTGCTACTGCTCTTGCAGCAGTGAAAGATGATGCCGCTGCTTCTTCCTCTGGCAGGGGAAAACTTGTGGTAAGCACATTCTCATTTGGCCCAAAAGTAGGGGGAAACACATAGAAGACTTAAGGGATTGTGCATTGATTTATTTCCTCATGTTCTAAATTTCGAAAGTTTTAAGGATTTATATATTAACATCCCTGAATTATAGCATGAAGCCTTTGAAATAATTCTGGCTTTAATTGTATGTCTTATATGTAGttccaaaattatttattttaccagTGCCAATTGCATGACCCGTTACTGTTTGTTCATCTGTTTCCTTTCACAGATTACTGAGGTTCGGGACTTTGCTGGTCAAGACATTGAAGTAAAGAAACTCTTAGATTTTGACTCAAAGGAGGCAATGGAAAGAGCCAAAATTGCTGCACCTTCTGCAGTGGATGCTGTCCTTGAACAAATCAAGAAGAAGCAAAAGCTCAGTGTACTTGATAAGACCAAAATGGACTGGGGAGAGTTTAAGGAAGAAAATAAACTGGAAGGGGAGCTTGATGCTTACAAGAGGAGTTCAGACCAGTATCTAGATAAGGTCTCCTTCTTGCAGCGAACAGATTACCGTGAGtttgagagggagagagatgcaAGACTGGCTTTGCAAGCCAGGAAGCGGCCAGATATGCGAGAGGAGCTATATGAATGATGGAATTAGTATAGAATTCCTATCTTTGAAGTATGGTTCAATTGGGAGTTGTTTTTCCAGGGGCTATTGTTCCTGGGAACTGGGAAAGTCTTGATCTCCAAAGAGTAAGATCTATGATCATTAATTGGGGCATGGCCATTTTATTTAACAAGGATCAGACTCTTCCAACTGATGCAAGACATGCACTTAACGAATCTCTTGTTTTTATTAAAAGACTAGTAAATTCATTTATAGCCTTAACTTTTAAGTATCTTCTTTAAATATTGTGTGTAGAGCCAAGTAACCAACCCCCAATCCCAATGTTTCTGCAATGCACTTATTCTCGGATGAAAACATGTACATTCAATTTGAATCCTGTAAGAGTTTAATGTTAACTTCATACAATAGTTCTTGATGGTTGGTTTCTCCATTGGCCATCTCTTCATAGCAACAAAATAGCCGAAACCCATACAAAATTTTGCCAGTTTTTACCTCTGCTTGTTTGAATTCCTTTGATAAATAAAACCACCATGGAATTTAGTTGTTAAATGGTTCAATTTTCGGCCACTTTTATGACAAGACATTTTATGCACTCTTCTGAGAGTCTGGATTCACTGACAACAGAAGCAAATCGGAAGAAGGAACGGACGGGTAGATGAAAATATCTTATAAAAGAGAAAAAGGTCAGTGATGTTGttgaattaaaaatagaaattacaTTACTGCTCCAAGCAGAAGAGTATAGATGTATTACTCAAGGATAAAACAGCACAACCATTCCTCTTATtatgcatggaagtaaagagagcTAATTCGTATTTTGAACACCTGAATCTGATTTTAACAAACAAGACGGTATCATCTCCAAGTCATTGTAAAATTCttgggaaaaaaaaataaaaacatgaattTTGAAGCTAATGGCTTTTCAAATGTGAATTGGCTTGTCATAGGTGGCCATGGCGGCTTCTTTCACAGCCTCACTCATTGTTGGATGTGCATGGCAAACACGTGCGATGTCCTCACTCGATGCATCATACTGCAATGCTATTGCTGCTTCGTGGATGAGCTCTCCTGCATTGGGTGCCATAATATGCACTCCTAATATCTTGTCTGTCTCCTTTTCGGCCAATATTTTTACCAATCCTTCAGCATTATCGATTGCCTTAGCCCTGCTGTTAGCCATGAAAGGGAACTTCCCAACACGGTACTCAACACCGAGTTCCTTTACCTGTTCCTCTGTCTTCCCAACAGATGCGACCTCTGGGTTTGTATAGACAACACCAGGGACCTTGTCATAGTCCACATGGCCAACCTTACCAGCTATGTACTCAACACAAGCAACTCCATCTTCTTCTGCCTTATGTGCCAACATGGGGCCTGGAATTACATCTCCAATTGCATACACACCTGAAACATTTGTGGCAAATCTTTCGTTTACCAAAATACGCCCTATCTTGTCTGTTTCCACTCCTATCTTGTCTAACGCAAGTCCAGCAGTGAATGGAGTCCTGCCAGCAGATACAAGAACAACATCTGCTTCAAGCGTGGTCTGTTCACCACCGGCAGCTGGTTCAAGGGTCAGCTTCACGCCATCCCCAGAAGTATCAACTCCAACCACCTTAGTTTTCAGCATGAACTTCATGCCTTGCTTCTCAAGAGAACGTTGAAACTGCTTGCGAACTTCCCCATCCATGGATGGAACAATATCCGGTGCAAACTCCACAACAGTCACCTCGGATCCAATTCGGCCCCATACCGATCCCATCTCTAGGCCAATATAGCCAGCCCCAATGACCACAAGTTTCTTGGGGATTTCAGTTAAAGCAAGAGCTCCTGTAGATGATACAATTTTCTTTTCATCAATCGTAACACCAGGCAGAGATTTCACGTCCGAACCGGTGGCAATTATGATATGCTTGCCCTTCACGACAGTATTCCCTCCATCAAGGGTTTCCACTGATACTTCAGAGGGCGAAACAAATTTACCATATCCTTTGACATAGCTCACCTTGTTTTTCTTGAACAAACCTTCAATACCCCGGGTAAGATTAGAAACAGCTTTATCTTTTTGAGCCATCATGGCTGCCAAATCAACCTCAACAGAGGAGAACTTGATCCCATGGTTGGCAAATGCATGTTGGGCCTCATGGTACATGTGGGAAGAATGCAA
This window contains:
- the LOC112723227 gene encoding dihydrolipoyl dehydrogenase, mitochondrial produces the protein MAMANLARRKGYLLATKSVSSETLRYSLSLSSFIRSRGFASGSDENDVVVIGGGPGGYVAAIKAAQLGLKTTCIEKRGALGGTCLNVGCIPSKALLHSSHMYHEAQHAFANHGIKFSSVEVDLAAMMAQKDKAVSNLTRGIEGLFKKNKVSYVKGYGKFVSPSEVSVETLDGGNTVVKGKHIIIATGSDVKSLPGVTIDEKKIVSSTGALALTEIPKKLVVIGAGYIGLEMGSVWGRIGSEVTVVEFAPDIVPSMDGEVRKQFQRSLEKQGMKFMLKTKVVGVDTSGDGVKLTLEPAAGGEQTTLEADVVLVSAGRTPFTAGLALDKIGVETDKIGRILVNERFATNVSGVYAIGDVIPGPMLAHKAEEDGVACVEYIAGKVGHVDYDKVPGVVYTNPEVASVGKTEEQVKELGVEYRVGKFPFMANSRAKAIDNAEGLVKILAEKETDKILGVHIMAPNAGELIHEAAIALQYDASSEDIARVCHAHPTMSEAVKEAAMATYDKPIHI
- the LOC112723229 gene encoding uncharacterized protein isoform X1, which translates into the protein MSSDDPNSAEFVKESVPGTSLETQQDDTKIKAQVDAMWGQMKKGVSNDILRSFTSKSNSTPKRTAKKGAFNCLSYLGLAPKATESVGQAASCNGTVVEQRNTSDEAKKLAATALAAVKDDAAASSSGRGKLVITEVRDFAGQDIEVKKLLDFDSKEAMERAKIAAPSAVDAVLEQIKKKQKLSVLDKTKMDWGEFKEENKLEGELDAYKRSSDQYLDKVSFLQRTDYREFERERDARLALQARKRPDMREELYE
- the LOC112723229 gene encoding uncharacterized protein isoform X2 gives rise to the protein MWGQMKKGVSNDILRSFTSKSNSTPKRTAKKGAFNCLSYLGLAPKATESVGQAASCNGTVVEQRNTSDEAKKLAATALAAVKDDAAASSSGRGKLVITEVRDFAGQDIEVKKLLDFDSKEAMERAKIAAPSAVDAVLEQIKKKQKLSVLDKTKMDWGEFKEENKLEGELDAYKRSSDQYLDKVSFLQRTDYREFERERDARLALQARKRPDMREELYE